Proteins encoded by one window of Microcebus murinus isolate Inina chromosome 2, M.murinus_Inina_mat1.0, whole genome shotgun sequence:
- the FAM43B gene encoding protein FAM43B isoform X1, whose protein sequence is MLPWRRNKFVLVEDEAKCKAKSLSPGLAYTSLLSSFLRSCPDLLPDWPLERLGRVFRSRRQKVELNKEDPTYTVWYLGNAVTLHAKGDGCTDDAVGKIWARCGPGGGTKMKLTLGPHGIRMQPCERGAAGGSGGRRPAHAYLLPRITYCTADGRHPRVFAWVYRHQARHKAVVLRCHAVLLARAHKARALARLLRQTALAAFSDFKRLQRQSDARHVRQQHLRAGGAAASVPRAPLRRLLNAKCAYRPPPSERGRGAPRLSSIQEEDEEEEAEAAEEREGGAPQRERPEVLSLARELRTCSLRGAPAPPPPAQPRRWKAGPRERAGQAR, encoded by the coding sequence ATGCTGCCCTGGAGACGTAACAAATTCGTGCTGGTGGAGGACGAGGCCAAGTGCAAGGCGAAGAGCCTGAGTCCGGGGCTCGCCTACACGTCGCTGCTCTCCAGCTTCCTGCGCTCCTGCCCGGACCTGCTGCCCGACTGGCCGCTGGAGCGCCTGGGCCGCGTGTTCCGCAGCCGGCGCCAGAAAGTGGAGCTCAACAAGGAGGACCCGACCTACACGGTGTGGTACCTGGGCAACGCCGTCACCCTGCACGCCAAGGGCGACGGCTGCACCGACGACGCCGTGGGCAAGATCTGGGCGCGctgcgggccgggcgggggcacCAAGATGAAGCTGACGCTGGGGCCGCACGGCATCCGCATGCAGCCGTGCGAGCGCGGCGCCGCAGGGGGCTCGGGGGGCCGCAGGCCGGCGCACGCCTACCTGCTGCCGCGCATCACCTACTGCACGGCGGACGGGCGCCACCCGCGCGTCTTCGCCTGGGTCTACCGCCACCAAGCGCGCCACAAGGCCGTGGTGCTGCGCTGCCACGCCGTGCTGCTGGCGCGGGCGCACAAGGCGCGCGCCCTGGCCCGCCTGCTCCGCCAGACCGCGCTGGCGGCCTTCAGCGACTTCAAGCGCCTGCAGCGCCAGAGCGACGCGCGCCACGTGCGCCAGCAGCACCTCCGCGCGGGGGGCGCAGCGGCCTCGGTGCCCCGCGCCCCGCTGCGCCGCCTGCTCAACGCCAAGTGCGCCTACCGGCCGCCGCCCAGCGAGCGCGGCCGCGGGGCGCCGCGCCTCAGCAGCATccaggaggaggacgaggaggaggaggccgaggccgcGGAGGAGCGCGAGGGAGGAGCCCCCCAGCGCGAGCGGCCCGAGGTGCTCAGCCTGGCCCGGGAGCTGAGGACGTGCAGCCTGCGGGGCGCCCCGGCGCCTCCGCCGCCCGCGCAGCCCCGCCGCTGGAAGGCCGGCCCCAGGGAGCGGGCGGGCCAGGCGCGCTGA
- the FAM43B gene encoding protein FAM43B isoform X2, protein MLPWRRNKFVLVEDEAKCKAKSLSPGLAYTSLLSSFLRSCPDLLPDWPLERLGRVFRSRRQKVELNKEDPTYTVWYLGNAVTLHAKGDGCTDDAVGKIWARCGPGGGTKMKLTLGPHGIRMQPCERGAAGGSGGRRPAHAYLLPRITYCTADGRHPRVFAWVYRHQARHKAVVLRCHAVLLARAHKARALARLLRQTALAAFSDFKRLQRQSDARHVRQQHLRAGGAAASVPRAPLRRLLNAKCAYRPPPSERGRGAPRLSSIQEEDEEEEAEAAEEREGGAPQRERPEE, encoded by the exons ATGCTGCCCTGGAGACGTAACAAATTCGTGCTGGTGGAGGACGAGGCCAAGTGCAAGGCGAAGAGCCTGAGTCCGGGGCTCGCCTACACGTCGCTGCTCTCCAGCTTCCTGCGCTCCTGCCCGGACCTGCTGCCCGACTGGCCGCTGGAGCGCCTGGGCCGCGTGTTCCGCAGCCGGCGCCAGAAAGTGGAGCTCAACAAGGAGGACCCGACCTACACGGTGTGGTACCTGGGCAACGCCGTCACCCTGCACGCCAAGGGCGACGGCTGCACCGACGACGCCGTGGGCAAGATCTGGGCGCGctgcgggccgggcgggggcacCAAGATGAAGCTGACGCTGGGGCCGCACGGCATCCGCATGCAGCCGTGCGAGCGCGGCGCCGCAGGGGGCTCGGGGGGCCGCAGGCCGGCGCACGCCTACCTGCTGCCGCGCATCACCTACTGCACGGCGGACGGGCGCCACCCGCGCGTCTTCGCCTGGGTCTACCGCCACCAAGCGCGCCACAAGGCCGTGGTGCTGCGCTGCCACGCCGTGCTGCTGGCGCGGGCGCACAAGGCGCGCGCCCTGGCCCGCCTGCTCCGCCAGACCGCGCTGGCGGCCTTCAGCGACTTCAAGCGCCTGCAGCGCCAGAGCGACGCGCGCCACGTGCGCCAGCAGCACCTCCGCGCGGGGGGCGCAGCGGCCTCGGTGCCCCGCGCCCCGCTGCGCCGCCTGCTCAACGCCAAGTGCGCCTACCGGCCGCCGCCCAGCGAGCGCGGCCGCGGGGCGCCGCGCCTCAGCAGCATccaggaggaggacgaggaggaggaggccgaggccgcGGAGGAGCGCGAGGGAGGAGCCCCCCAGCGCGAGCGGCCCGAG GAATGA